From a region of the Rhipicephalus microplus isolate Deutch F79 chromosome X, USDA_Rmic, whole genome shotgun sequence genome:
- the LOC119177190 gene encoding protein obstructor-E — protein sequence MLLYAVLIFVGLLGLGRCQCTTNGYFPHETQCDSYYECRNGTVTQGFCPDGLVFNEEASYKHLRCDLPFSVNCQNRPYMQPAQGVGNCPRRWGMYADEANCGKFYNCVDGHGFPFDCPEGLAYNERRGVCDWPDLVERCDAEAYLGFKCPEPTAYELQDFVNPPYAHPRDCAKHFVCVATYYGKRLPRLLSCDEGTVFNPSTRTCDDPVNVPGCENYYGAQEDPFNKRQTLRNQGR from the exons ATGCTTCTCTACGCAGTGCTCATCTTCGTCGGCCTCTTGGGCCTCG GCCGGTGCCAGTGCACGACCAATGGCTACTTCCCGCACGAGACACAGTGCGACAGCTACTACGAGTGCAGGAATGGCACGGTGACACAAGGTTTCTGTCCCGATGGGCTGGTCTTCAATGAAGAGGCCAGCTACAAGCATCTGCGCTGCGACCTTCCATTCAGCGTCAACTGCCAGAACCGGCCATACATGC AACCAGCGCAGGGCGTAGGCAACTGCCCCCGCCGCTGGGGTATGTACGCGGACGAGGCCAACTGCGGCAAGTTCTACAACTGCGTGGATGGTCATGGCTTCCCTTTTGACTGCCCCGAGGGACTGGCCTACAACGAGCGCCGCGGAGTCTGTGACTGGCCCGACCTGGTGGAACGCTGCGACGCCGAAG CGTACCTGGGCTTCAAGTGTCCCGAGCCGACAGCGTACGAGCTCCAGGACTTCGTGAACCCTCCGTACGCGCACCCGCGCGACTGCGCCAAACACTTTGTGTGCGTGGCCACGTACTACGGCAAGAGACTCCCACGCCTCCTCTCCTGCGATGAAGGCACTGTCTTCAACCCCTCCACAAGGACTTGTGACGACCCCGTCAACGTGCCCGGCTG cgaaaactaCTACGGTGCACAGGAGGATCCTTTCAACAAGCGTCAGACCCTTCGAAACCAGGGACGATGA